Proteins encoded by one window of Mycolicibacterium sp. ND9-15:
- a CDS encoding HNH endonuclease signature motif containing protein translates to MSSSAASDVMAMMPRDRLDALFGELEELSGQRNAIDGRIVQIAAELDRDNLWGMTGARSVKASVGWKLGMAEASAKSVAAIADRFEELPRCTAEMAEGRLSLDQVGLIAQHAGRGSDEHYAALAWVATVSQLRKAISLDPRPKPPTAAPQRSLTKITGDGFSTYRITLPSIEAAKFDAALQSHHEARISERKREHGPDDNDRERHVPGCGATRGLHAHHIRHREDGGPTDLDNLVLVCPYHHRLHHRGQITITGPADQLSVTDADGEPLNPGSLARPPTKTPPDVAPRHGPLGERADWRWYDPFEPQPPPPN, encoded by the coding sequence ATGTCCTCGAGCGCCGCTTCTGATGTGATGGCGATGATGCCGCGTGATCGTCTTGACGCGCTGTTTGGGGAATTGGAGGAGTTGTCGGGGCAGCGCAACGCCATTGATGGGCGCATTGTGCAGATCGCGGCCGAACTCGATCGTGACAACTTGTGGGGGATGACCGGGGCGCGCTCGGTCAAGGCGTCGGTGGGCTGGAAGCTGGGCATGGCAGAGGCGAGCGCCAAGTCCGTGGCCGCGATCGCCGATCGGTTCGAGGAGTTGCCGCGCTGCACTGCTGAGATGGCTGAGGGCCGGTTGTCGCTGGATCAGGTCGGGTTGATCGCCCAACACGCCGGTAGGGGATCGGATGAGCATTACGCGGCGTTGGCGTGGGTGGCCACGGTCAGTCAGTTGCGCAAAGCGATCAGCCTTGATCCGCGCCCCAAGCCCCCGACGGCAGCACCGCAGCGTTCGCTGACCAAAATCACCGGCGACGGTTTCTCGACGTATCGGATCACGCTGCCCAGTATCGAGGCGGCCAAGTTCGACGCCGCGTTGCAGTCGCATCATGAGGCGAGGATCAGCGAGCGTAAACGCGAGCACGGACCCGACGACAATGATCGTGAGCGCCATGTGCCCGGCTGCGGGGCCACCCGCGGCCTGCACGCCCATCACATTCGGCACCGGGAGGACGGTGGGCCCACCGACCTGGACAATCTGGTGCTGGTGTGCCCATATCACCATCGCCTGCATCACCGCGGCCAGATCACCATCACCGGACCGGCCGACCAACTTAGCGTCACCGACGCCGACGGCGAACCGCTCAACCCCGGATCGTTGGCCCGTCCACCGACCAAAACCCCACCGGACGTCGCACCCCGGCACGGACCCCTCGGCGAACGCGCTGACTGGCGGTGGTACGACCCCTTCGAACCACAACCACCACCACCCAACTAG